The proteins below come from a single Carboxydocella sporoproducens DSM 16521 genomic window:
- the ftsE gene encoding cell division ATP-binding protein FtsE, translating to MIELYNISKIYPNGVKALHDLTLKIGRGEFVFLVGPSGAGKSTLLKLLTREENPTRGQIYINGKNIVRMKNSEVPYLRRKIGVVFQDFRLLQDKTVFENVAFALRVAEASGKEIKRLVPGMLELVGLKGKENSFPRELSGGEQQRVAIARAMVNNPLMVIADEPTGNLDPDTSLGIMKLLADINKLGTTILMATHDKEMVNMMQKRVVALENGQIVRDEEKGVYGYED from the coding sequence GTGATTGAACTTTACAATATATCCAAAATTTATCCTAATGGTGTCAAAGCCCTGCATGATCTGACCCTTAAAATCGGCAGAGGGGAGTTTGTGTTTCTGGTCGGACCCAGCGGGGCGGGGAAATCCACTTTACTGAAACTGTTGACCAGAGAGGAAAATCCCACCAGGGGCCAGATCTATATCAATGGTAAAAACATTGTGCGCATGAAAAACAGTGAGGTGCCTTATTTGCGGCGGAAAATCGGGGTGGTTTTTCAGGATTTCCGCCTGTTACAGGATAAAACGGTTTTTGAAAATGTGGCCTTTGCCTTGCGGGTGGCGGAGGCGTCCGGAAAAGAAATCAAGCGGCTGGTACCAGGCATGCTGGAACTGGTGGGCCTGAAGGGAAAAGAAAATTCCTTTCCCCGGGAATTGTCCGGTGGAGAACAGCAACGGGTAGCTATTGCCCGGGCCATGGTCAACAACCCCCTGATGGTTATTGCAGACGAGCCTACCGGTAACCTGGACCCCGATACATCGCTGGGGATTATGAAACTGCTGGCTGATATCAACAAACTGGGGACAACCATTCTCATGGCCACCCATGATAAAGAAATGGTAAATATGATGCAAAAACGGGTGGTGGCTCTGGAAAACGGGCAGATTGTCCGCGATGAGGAGAAAGGAGTATATGGCTATGAAGATTAG